Proteins from a single region of Rhipicephalus sanguineus isolate Rsan-2018 chromosome 5, BIME_Rsan_1.4, whole genome shotgun sequence:
- the LOC119393279 gene encoding acetylcholinesterase, with amino-acid sequence MISTALSFVLLFLWGVSCQRDSDITVPTTIGRVRGILVPTTAGPVHAFLGVPFAEPPVGPARFKKPQPKKPRTGVLDATSYPPMCPQHPIQFNNYYLVKNSDRISEDCLFLNVFTPIRREKSLKPVVVYIHGGFFLYGGISMKLHDASELSAREDLVVVTIAYRLGAFGFLNVGTEDAPGNMGLHDQILALNWIKSNARAFGGDPDLITLVGQSAGAFSVGIHLISPKSKGLFKRAIMQSGSPFTSTLVNSNDDAAYGAGALARALNCPMPMMMMQGGGADAMLKCLRSKDVDSILNATASFTIEGLDGFLPVIGDDVIPVKPALALRSGKLNARELLAGISEAEGDGLIHFMAKKFYNTKDADEVRKDSMIFVARGTMITLLGIDSKRAIDRYFSGSQVQGGTKALHAAADLIGDSQLGCPTVGFAKRFVSPDTRVFMYKLSQQPSRINWPKWVRPTHADEIAFALGSIFKLDPQISLSDVRAAENFMHIISTFSRTGVPRVRDKTSWPKFDQQQRYMNIERQGNFPGKNLLHSTCDMWERVRPYE; translated from the coding sequence ATGATATCAACTGCGTTGTCATTCGTTCTCCTGTTCTTGTGGGGCGTCAGCTGCCAACGAGACTCGGACATCACTGTTCCAACAACCATCGGACGAGTGAGAGGTATTCTTGTCCCTACGACAGCCGGACCTGTGCATGCCTTCCTGGGAGTCCCCTTTGCAGAGCCTCCAGTAGGCCCTGCTCGTTTCAAGAAGCCCCAACCAAAGAAGCCACGGACAGGAGTACTCGATGCCACGTCATATCCACCAATGTGCCCCCAGCATCCTATACAGTTCAACAACTACTACTTGGTGAAGAATAGCGATCGAATTTCGGAGGACTGTCTTTTCCTTAATGTTTTTACTCCCATCAGGCGCGAAAAATCGCTGAAACCCGTTGTCGTTTATATTCACGGAGGCTTCTTTTTATACGGTGGAATTTCGATGAAGCTCCACGACGCCTCAGAACTATCAGCCAGAGAAGACCTCGTTGTCGTTACCATAGCGTACAGGCTTGGCGCATTTGGATTTCTTAACGTGGGCACTGAAGATGCCCCAGGTAACATGGGCCTTCATGATCAGATCCTCGCACTGAACTGGATAAAAAGCAACGCCAGGGCTTTTGGTGGAGATCCTGACCTCATAACTCTCGTTGGTCAAAGCGCAGGAGCTTTCTCCGTTGGTATTCACTTGATATCTCCAAAAAGCAAAGGCCTCTTCAAACGCGCGATTATGCAGAGCGGAAGCCCCTTCACAAGCACGCTCGTGAACAGCAATGACGATGCGGCCTACGGAGCGGGTGCGCTGGCGAGGGCTTTGAACTGTCCTATGCCAATGATGATGATGCAAGGCGGCGGTGCCGATGCAATGCTTAAGTGCCTCCGCTCCAAGGATGTTGATTCCATACTGAACGCTACGGCAAGCTTCACGATCGAAGGCCTGGACGGTTTCCTCCCCGTGATAGGCGATGATGTTATACCCGTGAAACCTGCACTTGCCTTGAGAAGCGGAAAACTAAACGCTCGCGAGCTACTGGCCGGCATATCGGAAGCCGAAGGGGACGGACTCATTCACTTTATGGCGAAGAAATTCTACAACACCAAAGACGCCGACGAAGTGAGGAAAGACTCCATGATTTTTGTTGCAAGAGGAACAATGATAACGCTCTTAGGGATCGATTCCAAGCGAGCAATAGACCGCTACTTCAGTGGTTCACAGGTGCAGGGCGGTACGAAGGCTCTCCACGCAGCAGCCGACCTCATCGGTGACAGCCAGCTGGGATGTCCGACGGTGGGCTTCGCCAAGAGATTCGTGAGCCCCGACACGAGGGTTTTCATGTATAAGCTTTCGCAGCAGCCATCTAGGATAAACTGGCCAAAGTGGGTTCGGCCGACTCACGCGGACGAAATCGCGTTCGCTTTAGGATCCATCTTCAAGCTGGATCCACAGATCTCGCTGAGCGATGTCAGAGCTGCCGAAAACTTTATGCACATCATTTCGACCTTCAGCCGTACAGG